DNA sequence from the Streptomyces sp. MST-110588 genome:
CCTGGTCTTCGCCGGGGCGGGCGCGCTGCTGGGCGGGGCCTGGTGGTGGCCCGCGCTGGCGGCCGGGGCGGGCGGCGCGCTGCTGCCGTTCGCCACCCGTCACTTCGCGCTCCAGACCGTCGCGATCACGGTCATGGTGCTGTCGTTCGTCCATGTCAGCGGTGACCCGCAGGCCGCGTTCGAGCGGATCGTGGACACGTCCATCGCCTGCGGCATCGTGCTCGTCGTCGGCCATCTGCCCAGGCTGGCCGACCCGCGCCGCCGTGTGGGCCAGCGGGTCACGGCCGCGCTGCGCCGCACCGAGAGCTATCTGCGTACGGTGCTCGAAACCGGGCCGGGGCAGGACCCCGCGGCGCGGCTGCCGCTGCGCCGGGCCGCCTACCGGGCGCTGGGGGAGGCCCGGGCGGCGGCCGAGACCGCGGCGGCCGAGCTGCTCGCCGTCCGCGACCGCAACCCCGACTGGACGGCCGTCGTCACCGCCGCGGAACGCATCGTCGACGCGGCGACCGCGTGCGCCGTACGCCTGGAGCACGGTGCGCGCCGCCCGAGCCCCGAGGACGCCCGCCGGCTGTGCCGGGCGCTGTCCTCGATGGCCGACGCGCTGGAGGACCCCCGCCGGCGCGGCGCCGGCGCGGCGTCCGGGCCCGCCCCCGCACTGCGCCCCGTACCGGACTGCGCCACTCTCACCGACGTGGCGGCGGAACTGGAGCGCCTGCGGGGGTACGCGGGCGCGGCCTGAGCGTTCGGTGGTGGCGCATTCCGTTCCGTCCGGACCGATTGATCCGGCCATGTCCGGGCAAAGACCGGACGCGATCGGACAGGGTCGGTCACGATCCCGTCGTACGACAGAAAATGACAGCTCTGTGGAGCTGTTTGTCGCTTACCGCACGTCGCAAGCACACACAGGAACCGAGCCCGCCCCCCTCGCCGCACCGGGAGCACTCCTGCGCCCCTCGGCCCCCGAACGTACCTGTGCTCACCTGCGCCTCGACCGGCTCACCGCCCCCGCCCGTCCACGGCGTACCAGGACATGATGACGCGAATTGCCACTCCCGGGGGAGCGCGGCGCGCATACGCTCGCGGCAAGAGAACTCGCACGCAGTGGACCAAGAGAACGCGCACGACAGTGGACAACGGGGGCAAGCGTGGGGTGCTTCGCGTGGTTGCGATCGTCGGGAGGGGACGGAGAGGACAGGAGAGACCGGCGAAGCGCCGGTGAGGTGCTGCACCGCGCGGGCGCGTACCGATTACCACCGACCTGGCGGGACCTGGCCGTCACGGTCGTGCTGCTCTACGGCGTGTTCACGGTCTTCCCCGCGGGTACCGGACTCCTCGGCCGGCAGACCGCCCTGGACGACGGCTCGCCCGTGGTCGGCCCGGTCGACGTCCTCCTCCAGCTCCTCGTCTCCGCGATGGCCCTGCCGGTCTACATGGGCCTGGCCGCACGCTGCCGGGAGTCCCGCTCGCCCGCCTGGCGCAGACGCTGCGCGCTGCTGGCCGGCGCCGGGTTGCTGCTGCTCACCGCGGCCGTACCGGTGGTGGGAGTGGCCGCACTGTGTTTCCTGGGCGGTGGTGTGCTGCGGGAGCGCAGGGCGCTGGGGCGCCCCCGGCCGGCCGCGCCGCCGCCCGCCGAACCGGGCTTGGTGACCGAGGCCCGGCAGGAGGAGCGCAGCCGGCTCCGGCGCGACCTGCACGACGGCCTGGGCCCGGCACTGGCTGGAATCCGGCTTCAACTGGAGACCGCCCAGGCCCGGTTGCAGCGGGAACCGGACGCGCGGCGGCTGGTGGCCGCCGCCGCGGCACAGACCGCGCAGGCCGTACAGGAGGTCCACCGGGTGATCGACGGGCTGCGCCCCGCCGACCTGGAGGAGGACGAACTCCCCGGCGCCCTGCGCAGACTGGCGCGCCGGATGCGCAACACCTCGGTGGCCATCGCCGTCCGTACCCCCGAGCGGCCCGCCCGGATCGCGCCGGTGACCGAGGTGGCCGCGTACCGCATCGCCGCCGAGGCCGTGACCAACGCCATCCGGCACGCCGACGCCGACCGGATCGAGATGCGGCTCACCACGGGTGAGGAAACCGTGGTGCTGGATGTCATCGACGACGGCGTGGGACTGCACCCGGGCAGCCCGCGCCACTACGCGGTGGGCGTGACGTCCATGGCCCGGCGCGCCGCGGACGTCGGCGGACGGTGTGTGGTGGCCTCCCGCCGGGGCCCGAGTCCGGGGACCGTCGTCCACGCCGAACTGCCCCGGAGCCCGCGGTGACCATACGGGCGTTCCTTGTCGACGACCATCCGCTCTTCCTGACAGGGGTGCGGGTCGCGCTCCAGGACGCGGGCGTGGCCGTGGCCGGTGAGGCACACAGCGGCGAGGAGGCGCTGAAGCAGTTGCGTGCGACCGGTGCGCGCATCGACGTGGTCCTGGTGGACGTCCAGCTCCCCGGCTGTTCGGGCATCGAGGTGGCCCGCGCCATCACCTCCGGCGGCGCGCCGGAGGGCCACCGTCCGCGGGTGCTGATGGTCTCCATGTCCCAGGACGACGACGTGGTCGTGGCGGCGCTGCGGGCCGGGGCGCACGGCTACACCCTCAAGAGCGCCCCGAGGGAGGAACTGCTGCGGGCCGTACGGATCGTGGCCGACGGCGGCGCGGTGTTCAGCCCGTCGGTGGCCGGCCGGCTGGCCACGTACGTCTCCATGGGGCGCGACCTGCCGGGCCGCGCGGCCTTCCCCGAACTGACCGACCGGCAGCGCCAGATCCTCGATCTGCTCGCCCGGGGGTATGACAACCGGCGCATCGCCCGGGAACTGGTGCTGTCGGAGAAGACGGTCCGCAACCACCTCTCCCACGTGTTCACCCGGCTGCGGGTCAACGACCGTACGCTGGCGGCGGTACGGGCCCGCGACGCCGGACTGGGAACCTGAACGGCGCAGCGTACCCCCGGCGCCGAACCGGGCGGGTATGGCGAGGTCTTCATCGGACCGTACCGCGTCGGGAGCGTGCCGCGAGCGCCGCACGGCCGCCGTTCCGGCCCCGGAGAACGACAGGAACACGACCGGCCGGTCACGGCATGATGCCGCGGATGAACACGATGGGCGAGGTGCCGGACCACGGTCCCCAAAAAGCGCCGGAGCGTCTTCGGCCGCCCCGATTTCCGCCTGCTCTGGTGCGGCGAGACCGTGAGCGGGCTGGGCAACGGCATCACCGTGGTGGGCCTGCCGCTGATCGCGGTCCAGGTGCTGGACGCCGGCTCCACCGCCGTCGGCCTGATCTCCGCGGCGGTGTGGCTGCCCTGGCTGCTGGTCGGACTGCCGGTGGGCGCATGGGTGGACCGGATGCGCAAACGGCCACTGATGATCGCGTGCGATCTGGTGGCCGCCACGGCGCTGCTCAGCATTCCCCTGGCCACGTGGCGCGGCGCGCTCGCCCTCCCGCAGGTGATCGTCGTCGCACTGGTCTGTGGTACCTCGGCGGTGTGCTTCAACACCGCTTACCACGCCTACATCCGGATCGTGCTCGACGGCCGCGACCTGCTGGAGGGCAACGCCGAACTGCAGGGCGGCGAGGCCGCCACGCAGGTCGCCGGGCCGGGGGTGGCCGGAGCGCTCACCCAGGCGCTCGGCGCGGTCGCCGGGCTCGTGGCCGACGCGGTGACGTTCCTGGTCTCCGCGGTCTGCCTCCGGCGGATCCGGGCGGTCGAGCCGGACCCCGCTCCCGACGGGGAACGCGACCTCCTGCGGCGGCAGATCCTCCAAGGGCTCCGCTTCGTGGGCCGGGACCGGTACCTGCGGTGGATGGTCACCTGGGGTGCCGTGATCAACATGGCGCTGATGGGCTGCCAGGCGGGCCAGGTCGTGTTCCTGGTACGTACCGTCGGGCTGGACCCGGCCACGGTCGGGCTGCTGCTGTTCGTGACGGGCGCCCTCGTCGTCGGGACCGGCGTTTCCGTGGCCGATGTGGTGGTCGGCACCTTCCGGCAGACCTACTGCCCGCCGCACATGCTCGGGCGGGTGGTGGCGACGGCCATGACTGCCAACCACAGCACCATCCCGCTCGGGTCCCTGCTCGGCGGCGTGCTCGGTGACGCGGTCGGGTGCCGCAGGACCATGTGGATCATGACGGGTGTCATCGCGCTCTCCTGGCTCGTCCTGGCCGTGGGCCCGCTGCGTCACGAGCGTGACCTGCCGCGGACCCGCGCACCGGAACAGGTGCGGCGCAGACGGGAAGGGGAGCGGAGCGCCGCCTGAGCGGGCTGCCCGGCCGGGCCGGGGCCGGGTCAGTCCCCGGGGCCTTCGGGCCGCATTCCGGAGCGTGGACGGGCCGCGGTGACCAGGCCCGTCTCGTAGGCGGCGATGACGAGTTGGGCCCGGTCCCGGGCGCCGAGCTTGCCCAGCAGATGCCCCACGTGTGTCTTGACCGTCGCGGGGCTGACGTGCAGATGGCCGGCGATCTCGGCGTTGGACAGGCCGCGGGCGATGAGCGTGAGCACCTCGCGTTCGCGGTCGGTGGTGCCCGCCAGTTCCCGGGACGGCCGCTGGGCCGGCTCGGGCCGGCCGGCGAACTCCGCGATCAGCCGGCGGGTCACGCTCGGCGCCAGCAGCCCCTCGCCGGAGGCGACCACCCGGACCGCGGTGAGCAGGTCGGCGGGCGGGGTGTCCTTGAGCAGGAAGCCGCTGGCCCCGGCGCGCAGCGCCCCGTACACATACGCGTCCAGGTCGAACATCGTCAGGATGAGCACGCGGGTGGCGGCCGTGGCGGGCGACCCGCAGATCGCCCGGGTCGCCTCGATGCCGTTCATCTCCGGCATCCGGACGTCCATCAGCACCACGTCCGGGCGCTCGCGGGCGGCCAGTTCGGCGGCCTGCGCGCCGGTCGCCGCCTCACCGACGACGGTCAGCCCGGGCTCGGCCTCCAGCAGGACGCGGAAACTGCCGCGCAGCAGCGCCTGGTCGTCGGCGACGAGCACGCGGATCTGGTCGCTCACACTGCTTCCTTGTCGGATCGCCGGTCCCCTTCGCCGGATGCCCCGCCGCTTTCCCCATCGGCTTCCCCATCGGTGTGGCCGTCGGTTCTCCCGGCGGGCCGGACGGTGGATTCGTAGGGTATACGGGCCCGTACGCGGTAGCCGCCGTCGGACAGGGGCCCGGCGGTGAAGCTCCCGCCGTACACCGCGACCCGCTCCCGCATGCCGATCAGGCCGTGGCCGCCGCAGAGTTGGCCCTCGCCCGCCTCGCCGTCCCCCAAGGGCGCGGCACGCCTCTCGGCGGGCACGGCGCGTCCCTCGTCGCGCACCTCGATCCGTACGTCGCGGCCGTCGGCCGTCACGGCCACCCGGCAGTGCGTCGGAGCGGCGTGCCTGACCACGTTCGTCAGGGCCTCCTGCACTATCCGGTAGACGGTCAGCGCCACCCCGTCCGGCAGCGAGGCGACGCCGCGCACCTCCCGCCGGACGGTGATGCCCGCCAGTCGGGCCCGGTCGATGAGCCGGTCCAGGTCGGTGGCCCCGGGTGCCGGGGCCAGGCCCGCGTCCGCGTCGCCCTCCTCCGTACGCCAGGCGTCCAGCAGATACCGCATCTCGCGCAGCGCGCCGCGGCCGATGTCCTCGATGACCCGCAGCGCGTCGTACGCCTCCTGCGGGCGGGCCCGCCCGACATGGTTGGCCACCGCGGCCTTGACCGTGATCAGCCCCATGCTGTGGGTGACGATGTCGTGCATCTCGCGGGCGATGCGCAGGCGCTCCTCGGCCACCGCCAGCTCGGCGAACTCCCGTGCCGCGCGCTGCGCGTAGGCACGCCGGTCCCGCACCGCCCGCCCCACGGTCCACGCCCCGCCCAGCACGGCACAGCCCACCAGCGCGGTGCCCGGGGCCTGGTTCCACATGCCGCGGGTGCCCGCGAGGGTGCACAGGAGGAGCAGGGCCGTGCTCAGGCCCCCGATGACCCGGGTCGGCACGGACCGGGGCCGGGACCCGGTGAGCGCGACGGTGTAGAGCGCGAACGCCGCGGCGGTGAAGGGGTCACGTACGGCGCCCAGGGCCAGGCCCAGGACGGACAGCGTCAGGACGAGGGCGAAGACGGGCAGCGGCCACAGCCGGCGCACCGCGCACGGCAGGCCGGTCCCCGCGGCGATCAGGCACACCGCCCACAAAGGCAGGTCCGGCGCGGCGTCGGCGGGGCTCCCCCGCCCGTACAGAAGCATCAGTGGAACGGTCGCGAAGAGCAGCGCCGCCAGCCCGTCGAGCACGACCAGTTGGCCGCGGCCCAGCGGCTGGACCAGCACCGGGCGCGGGGCGGGTTCGGACATGCCCCGAGCGTATCCGGCCCGGCCCGCGCCCGCGTCCGCCCACGGGTGGTCATCCGAGGGGCTGATCCCGTACGCCGCGGGCGGCCGTCCGTCAGCCCGGGGGCCGAGGCCGGAACTCGCCGGACGCTCCGACGCGCCGCGGTGCCCGGCGGCGGGAGCCTTGCGGGGTGATCGATGTCAAGAACCTCACCAAACGCTACGGGCGGACCGTGGCCGTGGACGGGCTGTCCTTCCAGGTGCTGCCGGGCCGGGTAACCGGCTTCCTGGGGCCCAATGGCGCGGGCAAGTCCACCACCATGCGCGTCATGCTGGGTCTGGACCGGCCGGATCAGGGGCAGGTCCTGATCGACGGCCGGCGTTACGACGGGCTGCGGGAGCCGCTGCGGCACATCGGCGCGCTGCTGGAGGCCAAGTCCGTGCACGGCGGCCGGAGCGCCTACCACCACCTGCTGTGGCTCGCCCGTACCAACCGGATCCCCCGGCGGCGCATCGCCGAGGTCATCGAGCTGGTCGGGCTGGAGAGCGCGGCCGGCAAGCGCGCCGGAGGCTTCTCGCTGGGCATGAGCCAGCGGCTGGGCATCGCCGCGGCCCTCCTGGGGGACCCGCGGATCCTGCTGCTGGACGAGCCGGTCAACGGACTGGACCCCGAAGGCATCCTGTGGATACGGAACCTGATGAAGCAACTGGCGGGGGAGGGGCGCACCGTCTTCGTCTCCAGCCACCTCATGAGTGAGATGGCGATCACCGCCGACCACCTCATCGTCATCGGGCAGGGCCGGCTGCTGGCCGACACCAGCATGAGTTCCTTCATCGAGCGCAACTCCCGTACGAGCGTCCGGGTCCGTACCCCCGACCCCGAGCGGATGCACAAGGTGCTCACCGCGCGGGGCATCGACGTCGAGCGGGCGGCGGACGGCACGCTGGAAGCGGTGG
Encoded proteins:
- a CDS encoding histidine kinase; its protein translation is MLHRAGAYRLPPTWRDLAVTVVLLYGVFTVFPAGTGLLGRQTALDDGSPVVGPVDVLLQLLVSAMALPVYMGLAARCRESRSPAWRRRCALLAGAGLLLLTAAVPVVGVAALCFLGGGVLRERRALGRPRPAAPPPAEPGLVTEARQEERSRLRRDLHDGLGPALAGIRLQLETAQARLQREPDARRLVAAAAAQTAQAVQEVHRVIDGLRPADLEEDELPGALRRLARRMRNTSVAIAVRTPERPARIAPVTEVAAYRIAAEAVTNAIRHADADRIEMRLTTGEETVVLDVIDDGVGLHPGSPRHYAVGVTSMARRAADVGGRCVVASRRGPSPGTVVHAELPRSPR
- a CDS encoding response regulator transcription factor is translated as MTIRAFLVDDHPLFLTGVRVALQDAGVAVAGEAHSGEEALKQLRATGARIDVVLVDVQLPGCSGIEVARAITSGGAPEGHRPRVLMVSMSQDDDVVVAALRAGAHGYTLKSAPREELLRAVRIVADGGAVFSPSVAGRLATYVSMGRDLPGRAAFPELTDRQRQILDLLARGYDNRRIARELVLSEKTVRNHLSHVFTRLRVNDRTLAAVRARDAGLGT
- a CDS encoding MFS transporter, with the translated sequence MLWCGETVSGLGNGITVVGLPLIAVQVLDAGSTAVGLISAAVWLPWLLVGLPVGAWVDRMRKRPLMIACDLVAATALLSIPLATWRGALALPQVIVVALVCGTSAVCFNTAYHAYIRIVLDGRDLLEGNAELQGGEAATQVAGPGVAGALTQALGAVAGLVADAVTFLVSAVCLRRIRAVEPDPAPDGERDLLRRQILQGLRFVGRDRYLRWMVTWGAVINMALMGCQAGQVVFLVRTVGLDPATVGLLLFVTGALVVGTGVSVADVVVGTFRQTYCPPHMLGRVVATAMTANHSTIPLGSLLGGVLGDAVGCRRTMWIMTGVIALSWLVLAVGPLRHERDLPRTRAPEQVRRRREGERSAA
- a CDS encoding response regulator transcription factor, whose translation is MSDQIRVLVADDQALLRGSFRVLLEAEPGLTVVGEAATGAQAAELAARERPDVVLMDVRMPEMNGIEATRAICGSPATAATRVLILTMFDLDAYVYGALRAGASGFLLKDTPPADLLTAVRVVASGEGLLAPSVTRRLIAEFAGRPEPAQRPSRELAGTTDREREVLTLIARGLSNAEIAGHLHVSPATVKTHVGHLLGKLGARDRAQLVIAAYETGLVTAARPRSGMRPEGPGD
- a CDS encoding sensor histidine kinase — encoded protein: MSEPAPRPVLVQPLGRGQLVVLDGLAALLFATVPLMLLYGRGSPADAAPDLPLWAVCLIAAGTGLPCAVRRLWPLPVFALVLTLSVLGLALGAVRDPFTAAAFALYTVALTGSRPRSVPTRVIGGLSTALLLLCTLAGTRGMWNQAPGTALVGCAVLGGAWTVGRAVRDRRAYAQRAAREFAELAVAEERLRIAREMHDIVTHSMGLITVKAAVANHVGRARPQEAYDALRVIEDIGRGALREMRYLLDAWRTEEGDADAGLAPAPGATDLDRLIDRARLAGITVRREVRGVASLPDGVALTVYRIVQEALTNVVRHAAPTHCRVAVTADGRDVRIEVRDEGRAVPAERRAAPLGDGEAGEGQLCGGHGLIGMRERVAVYGGSFTAGPLSDGGYRVRARIPYESTVRPAGRTDGHTDGEADGESGGASGEGDRRSDKEAV